A region of Candidatus Nezhaarchaeota archaeon DNA encodes the following proteins:
- a CDS encoding MFS transporter, with amino-acid sequence MVDGRGLGSRGSTRFYVLILSLASSFLFFSYIARFGYGVLLPRMIEDLGLSRAEAGFAYSVYIMLYSAFSVASGRLFDRFGIRIVSALCVVYGLGMVLVGLSSNYPSLLLSLAFAGLGAASAWTPMVALASSYLPSSWRGRSAGVLEVGIRASHGAVGLLLPPVALALGWRAAWLVFALPLFAYALAFHWLARAGGGSSLRLEGRRLVNYRDVLSSRRFWLIGLSYSFMGFGTYIVLTFLVDFLEREVKMPYVEASSMISLMGFTGIAGALLLSWVSDRVGRATILAASNGVASVSLALFSLLPQSTPLVRLLPLIMLMYGLFFGGLWPTYAACAGDICPSSVGTVLGLWTLMLGLSSLTSPVIGGLIADVTKSYVAALQLGMATYLMALVLAVAGLAKMKPSKKGTSW; translated from the coding sequence ATGGTCGATGGTCGAGGATTGGGCTCTAGGGGGTCTACTAGGTTCTACGTGTTGATCCTGTCGCTAGCCTCCTCCTTCCTCTTCTTCTCCTACATTGCTAGGTTCGGTTACGGCGTCCTCCTGCCGAGGATGATTGAGGACCTGGGCCTCAGTAGGGCTGAAGCTGGCTTCGCGTACTCCGTGTACATAATGCTGTACTCCGCGTTCTCGGTGGCCTCTGGTAGGCTCTTCGATAGGTTTGGCATTAGGATTGTGAGCGCCTTGTGCGTCGTCTACGGGCTCGGCATGGTCCTGGTGGGGCTATCGAGCAACTACCCATCCCTGCTGCTCTCGCTAGCCTTTGCTGGCTTGGGGGCAGCGTCGGCTTGGACGCCCATGGTCGCCTTGGCATCCTCGTACCTGCCGAGCTCTTGGAGGGGTAGGAGCGCTGGGGTGTTGGAGGTGGGGATAAGGGCCTCTCATGGAGCCGTCGGTCTACTGTTGCCTCCAGTGGCTCTGGCCCTGGGCTGGAGAGCGGCTTGGCTCGTCTTCGCACTCCCCCTATTCGCCTACGCTTTAGCGTTTCATTGGCTCGCGAGGGCGGGTGGAGGGTCTAGCCTGAGGCTTGAGGGTAGGAGGCTCGTTAATTACAGGGATGTGCTGTCTTCGAGGCGATTCTGGTTGATTGGCCTCTCCTACTCCTTCATGGGTTTTGGGACGTACATAGTCCTAACGTTCCTAGTGGACTTCTTGGAGCGTGAGGTCAAGATGCCGTACGTCGAGGCCTCATCGATGATCAGCCTCATGGGCTTCACTGGCATTGCTGGAGCACTGCTACTGAGCTGGGTCTCTGACAGAGTTGGGAGGGCCACGATTCTAGCAGCCAGCAATGGGGTTGCATCAGTTAGCTTAGCCCTATTCTCGCTCCTCCCACAAAGCACCCCGCTCGTGCGCTTGCTGCCGTTGATAATGTTGATGTATGGGCTATTCTTTGGAGGTCTGTGGCCGACTTATGCAGCTTGCGCTGGCGACATATGCCCGAGCTCCGTTGGAACTGTCTTGGGGCTATGGACCCTCATGCTGGGGCTGAGCTCCCTGACGTCACCGGTGATTGGTGGGCTGATAGCCGACGTCACCAAGAGCTACGTGGCTGCACTGCAATTGGGCATGGCGACCTACTTGATGGCACTAGTCCTGGCTGTAGCTGGCTTAGCCAAGATGAAGCCTTCAAAGAAGGGCACATCGTGGTAG
- a CDS encoding signal peptidase I: MSTKSLSFLIRVSTIVFVLVSIVLVFSLLSRLGYLNFFGVAIVFSGSMEPTLSRGDLVLYANLDYSPGDIIVYCKTPSYAVVHRFVEVSPWNGEVIFTKGDANDVYDPPVHRGMVRGRVLLAVPWFLWAPLTALFIAFAIYDMLRSGAIGYSYAIAFTLALAYIFAVYAVAPQPIALGPVRLPLMSLSGVYVNYDDGTIRVKYTGELSITDVSVYVNGVPVKVLWFSEREVVLQPPLELLGEAFELHKPLQITVEARLNMIGKLSGNYTTLVGGWDLQVSPVDGLLYVRNPNCFPVSARVSIRYSYGGEWMWLNRTLVVDGRSQVVVEPPEGSRYAYAYVYWLNQGVERWVGVPLRRG; this comes from the coding sequence ATGTCGACTAAATCTCTCTCTTTTTTAATTCGTGTCTCTACTATAGTGTTCGTATTGGTCTCGATAGTCCTGGTCTTCTCTCTCCTATCCAGGTTAGGCTACTTGAACTTCTTTGGCGTTGCCATAGTCTTCTCTGGCAGCATGGAGCCAACTCTTAGCAGGGGCGACTTGGTCCTCTACGCCAACCTCGACTACTCGCCTGGAGACATCATCGTCTACTGTAAGACTCCAAGCTACGCCGTCGTCCACAGGTTTGTTGAGGTCTCTCCGTGGAATGGCGAGGTGATATTTACCAAGGGCGATGCCAACGACGTCTACGATCCACCAGTCCATAGGGGCATGGTCAGGGGAAGGGTCTTGCTCGCAGTCCCGTGGTTCTTGTGGGCACCTCTCACTGCCCTATTCATTGCCTTCGCCATTTACGACATGTTGAGGTCTGGAGCCATAGGCTACTCCTACGCCATAGCGTTCACGCTAGCCTTAGCCTACATATTCGCTGTCTACGCCGTCGCTCCTCAGCCAATTGCGCTTGGCCCCGTTAGGCTCCCGTTGATGAGCTTGTCGGGGGTCTACGTCAACTACGATGATGGCACGATTAGGGTCAAGTACACTGGTGAGCTCTCGATAACCGACGTATCGGTCTACGTGAACGGGGTCCCCGTCAAGGTCTTGTGGTTTAGTGAGAGGGAGGTGGTCTTGCAGCCCCCTCTAGAGCTCCTGGGCGAGGCCTTCGAGCTTCACAAGCCGCTCCAAATAACAGTGGAGGCCAGGCTCAACATGATCGGCAAGCTATCTGGCAACTACACCACGCTGGTTGGCGGTTGGGACCTGCAGGTCTCTCCAGTCGATGGCCTCCTGTACGTTAGGAACCCCAACTGCTTCCCGGTCTCGGCTAGGGTCTCAATTAGGTACAGCTATGGTGGTGAGTGGATGTGGTTGAACAGGACCCTGGTGGTCGATGGGAGGTCTCAGGTCGTCGTCGAGCCACCTGAGGGCTCTAGGTATGCTTACGCCTACGTGTACTGGCTAAATCAGGGTGTTGAGAGGTGGGTGGGCGTACCGCTGAGGAGAGGCTGA
- a CDS encoding TIM barrel protein — MRALNDLLFGTAGIPISTPKPATSVNGILRVRELGLGAMELEFVRGVRMSDDLAYKVRSVSEAAKVVLTAHAPYYINLNSPDRSKVEASIGRILDTARVAYKAGGWSIVFHPAYYGGDPPSIVYDRVKESLKRIVRALRDEGVEIWVRPETSGGLAEFGSLEEVVRLSLDVEMVLPCIDFAHIHARTLGKYNGYEEFVEILNYLEKELGKEVLRNMHMHFSGIEYGDRGEVKHVNLDESDFNYRELAKILKDYSIRGVIISESPNIEGDALILKRAYEEG; from the coding sequence TTGAGGGCTCTTAACGACCTCCTATTCGGGACCGCTGGCATACCGATCAGCACGCCAAAGCCCGCCACCAGCGTTAACGGGATCTTGAGGGTCAGGGAGCTGGGTCTTGGAGCCATGGAGCTGGAGTTCGTTAGGGGGGTTAGGATGAGCGATGACCTGGCCTACAAGGTTAGGAGCGTTAGCGAGGCTGCCAAGGTAGTATTAACAGCACACGCCCCATACTACATAAACCTGAACTCGCCGGATAGATCCAAGGTTGAGGCTAGCATAGGCAGGATACTCGACACAGCTAGGGTAGCGTACAAGGCTGGTGGCTGGTCCATAGTCTTCCACCCAGCTTACTACGGCGGCGACCCCCCTAGCATAGTCTACGATAGGGTTAAGGAGAGTCTAAAGAGGATAGTGAGGGCCCTTAGGGATGAGGGCGTCGAGATATGGGTCAGGCCGGAGACCTCGGGTGGGCTCGCTGAGTTTGGGAGCTTGGAGGAGGTCGTGAGGCTTAGCTTGGATGTCGAGATGGTCTTGCCGTGCATAGACTTCGCTCACATTCACGCCAGGACTCTCGGTAAGTATAACGGGTATGAAGAGTTCGTCGAGATACTGAACTACCTCGAGAAGGAGCTGGGTAAGGAGGTGTTGAGGAACATGCACATGCACTTCTCAGGCATAGAGTACGGGGATAGGGGCGAGGTCAAGCACGTCAACCTAGACGAGTCCGACTTCAACTACAGGGAGCTAGCTAAGATCCTCAAGGACTACTCGATTAGGGGCGTCATCATAAGCGAGTCCCCGAACATAGAGGGGGACGCCCTCATACTGAAGAGGGCTTACGAGGAGGGTTGA
- a CDS encoding triphosphoribosyl-dephospho-CoA synthase has product MERIEEKALDFMVKAQLAAALEASAYPKPGNIHRLSDKWGKRFEQFIAGSIAMGPAVKEAFIRGYRAWTRSNLKAVGIGSLIEKAVKLQLQAHSAGNTHLGVIILFIPIASSTPMWMIEGKSIEDLGGAVLRVLRATTSKDANALMRAIALIKPSGLGKPPRGLPDASRGQRTRLTLYELLKESSRWDGVAEELTSGLNISLRIGLPSLIEAYERSNDVNVAIVHCFLKILSEKPDTFIARNVGLALKPDAPIDEAVKLGLIEAEAMSKRAREILELGGLMTSSGRRLLEELDRELELKGPSYNPGTTADLTATSILLALLSTFKML; this is encoded by the coding sequence ATGGAGAGGATTGAGGAGAAGGCCCTCGACTTCATGGTCAAGGCACAGCTGGCAGCTGCGCTAGAAGCTTCAGCCTACCCAAAGCCAGGCAACATTCATAGGTTAAGCGATAAGTGGGGCAAAAGGTTTGAGCAGTTCATCGCGGGCTCCATTGCTATGGGTCCAGCAGTTAAGGAGGCCTTCATCAGGGGTTACAGGGCATGGACTCGCAGCAACTTGAAGGCTGTGGGGATTGGTTCCCTCATAGAGAAGGCAGTGAAACTTCAACTACAAGCTCACAGCGCTGGCAACACCCACTTGGGCGTCATAATCCTCTTCATACCGATAGCATCCTCCACACCGATGTGGATGATTGAGGGCAAAAGCATAGAGGATCTAGGTGGTGCAGTCTTGAGGGTGCTTCGAGCCACTACATCTAAGGACGCCAACGCCCTCATGAGGGCCATAGCTCTAATAAAGCCCAGCGGCTTGGGCAAGCCCCCGAGGGGGCTGCCCGATGCATCTAGAGGTCAGAGGACCAGGCTAACGCTGTACGAGCTCCTCAAGGAGTCATCGAGGTGGGATGGAGTCGCCGAGGAGTTAACCTCAGGCTTAAACATCAGCTTAAGGATTGGGCTCCCGTCCTTAATAGAGGCCTATGAGAGGAGCAATGACGTGAACGTGGCCATAGTCCACTGCTTCCTAAAAATACTCTCTGAGAAGCCTGACACGTTCATTGCTAGGAACGTTGGGCTCGCGCTTAAACCAGATGCACCAATAGACGAGGCTGTTAAGTTGGGCTTAATTGAGGCTGAGGCTATGTCTAAGAGGGCTCGCGAAATCCTGGAGCTCGGTGGACTCATGACGAGTAGTGGTAGGAGGCTCTTGGAGGAGCTTGACAGGGAGCTAGAGCTCAAGGGCCCCTCCTACAACCCGGGCACAACGGCTGACCTAACCGCGACATCAATCCTGCTGGCGCTGCTGTCAACGTTTAAGATGCTCTGA
- a CDS encoding arcadin 1, which produces MEIKFKAVVISKSIYGDPMGGKGVKIELAEERELPPPIFMSRGEGSEIMKEVMPLVSQIVQALPFTRGGKVTVPRLMLWLSEDEWDKLEPKPDIGDEVEVVVSSGRVTISSSR; this is translated from the coding sequence ATGGAAATAAAGTTTAAGGCCGTGGTGATAAGCAAGTCGATATACGGTGACCCAATGGGCGGCAAGGGGGTCAAGATAGAGCTCGCCGAGGAGAGGGAGCTTCCGCCACCAATATTCATGTCTAGGGGGGAGGGCTCCGAGATAATGAAGGAGGTAATGCCTCTTGTGAGCCAAATAGTTCAAGCCCTACCATTCACTAGGGGAGGGAAGGTTACAGTTCCTAGATTAATGCTGTGGTTGTCTGAGGATGAGTGGGATAAGTTGGAGCCCAAGCCGGATATAGGGGATGAAGTTGAGGTTGTGGTGTCTTCAGGTAGGGTAACTATATCCTCGTCCAGGTGA
- a CDS encoding molybdenum cofactor biosynthesis protein MoaE produces the protein MIKDVGVHPKGSITLQELMDDVKRGPNAHRIGCMLTFTGVVRGVTKEGLRVHKLEYEAYPEIAEARLKQIVEDLKRIPGIIDVRIHHATGSLNVGEESVYIVVASEHREEGFKALREAIERVKAEVPIWKKEYTEEGSYWVGVESPEQH, from the coding sequence ATGATTAAGGATGTTGGAGTGCACCCTAAAGGTTCTATAACCCTCCAAGAGTTAATGGATGACGTCAAGAGGGGGCCAAACGCTCATAGAATAGGTTGCATGCTCACGTTTACTGGTGTGGTTAGGGGGGTAACGAAGGAGGGGTTGAGAGTTCATAAGCTGGAGTATGAGGCGTACCCTGAGATTGCTGAGGCTAGGCTTAAACAGATAGTTGAGGATCTTAAGCGCATACCAGGCATAATTGATGTTAGGATACACCACGCTACTGGATCACTCAACGTTGGAGAGGAGTCTGTATACATAGTAGTAGCATCTGAACATAGAGAGGAGGGTTTTAAAGCTCTTAGAGAAGCTATAGAGAGAGTTAAAGCTGAGGTGCCCATATGGAAGAAGGAGTACACTGAAGAGGGTTCTTATTGGGTTGGAGTGGAGAGTCCTGAACAGCACTGA
- a CDS encoding B12-binding domain-containing radical SAM protein, translated as MEEKCRNLLKPRTFMVRRLTAKILLAVPPGCDKLEVYQVAGIKAPPLGLAWIASVLESHGHEVKIIDSPTLGLSITDFVNAVKSWSPSIVGLSSLTPTIKLAYKAARAVKTVDRDIKVIVGGPHATFMWHEVLNSCRDIDYVVLGEGERSMLMLVEAIERGCIPRHVQGIALRNEQGEPVCTGPWRSVDLDSIPPPARHLLPMDKYTLFDKPIRVIHLMASRGCPYGCIFCVTSYFFGRRVRYRRVDSVLDEIAECKDKYKTRTFVFTDDELTINKRWMNDFLRGLRERGLDIRWTCGSRVDTVDDELLRKMYSHGCKTIYFGVESGSQRTLERIGKRISLNQVQRVFETIRRIGGTMVATFMLGFPWETISDMKQTLKFALKLDPDYAQFTYATPYPGTPLYEMAKSHNLIVDHDWSHYTTLRPVMRGFHFTLKDLESIFREAYRRFYLRLRFMVKQVKMKAFKSLLRIVFNNVVISRLRSLT; from the coding sequence ATGGAGGAGAAATGTAGAAATCTTTTAAAGCCAAGAACTTTTATGGTGAGGAGGCTGACAGCAAAGATCCTATTAGCAGTGCCACCTGGCTGCGATAAGCTCGAGGTATACCAGGTAGCCGGCATCAAGGCCCCTCCCCTAGGGTTAGCTTGGATAGCGAGCGTGCTTGAGAGCCACGGCCACGAAGTCAAGATAATTGACTCTCCAACTCTAGGGCTTTCAATCACGGATTTCGTCAATGCAGTTAAGTCGTGGAGCCCAAGCATAGTGGGCTTAAGCTCCCTAACACCCACAATCAAGCTCGCTTACAAGGCTGCTAGAGCCGTTAAGACCGTTGACAGGGACATTAAGGTGATCGTGGGGGGTCCTCACGCAACGTTCATGTGGCATGAGGTTCTCAACTCGTGTCGAGACATCGACTACGTGGTCTTGGGTGAAGGGGAGCGCTCGATGCTCATGCTCGTTGAGGCTATCGAGAGGGGGTGCATACCACGTCACGTGCAGGGTATAGCTTTGAGGAATGAGCAGGGCGAGCCAGTATGCACGGGACCTTGGAGGTCAGTAGACCTGGACTCCATCCCTCCACCAGCTAGGCACCTACTACCAATGGATAAGTACACCCTATTCGACAAGCCCATAAGGGTTATCCACTTGATGGCGAGTAGGGGCTGCCCCTATGGCTGCATCTTCTGCGTCACAAGCTACTTCTTCGGTAGGAGGGTTCGATATAGGAGGGTTGATAGTGTGCTTGATGAGATAGCAGAGTGCAAGGACAAGTATAAGACTAGAACGTTCGTCTTCACGGACGATGAGCTGACGATAAATAAGCGGTGGATGAACGACTTCCTCAGGGGCTTGAGGGAGAGGGGCTTAGACATACGGTGGACTTGCGGGTCCAGGGTAGACACAGTCGACGACGAGCTCCTGAGGAAGATGTACTCTCACGGTTGCAAGACGATATACTTTGGTGTTGAGTCAGGATCTCAGAGGACATTGGAGAGGATAGGCAAGAGAATAAGTCTAAATCAAGTTCAAAGAGTCTTCGAAACAATAAGGAGGATTGGAGGGACCATGGTGGCCACATTCATGCTCGGCTTCCCGTGGGAGACCATAAGCGACATGAAGCAGACGTTAAAGTTCGCTCTAAAGCTAGATCCAGACTACGCACAATTCACTTACGCGACACCATATCCCGGCACCCCCCTCTACGAGATGGCTAAGAGCCATAACCTAATAGTAGATCACGATTGGAGTCACTACACGACCTTAAGGCCAGTAATGAGGGGGTTCCACTTCACCCTAAAGGATCTCGAGTCCATATTCAGGGAAGCGTACAGGAGATTCTACTTAAGATTAAGGTTCATGGTTAAGCAAGTTAAGATGAAGGCCTTCAAGAGCCTCCTCAGGATAGTGTTCAATAACGTGGTAATATCTAGGCTTAGAAGCTTAACATAA
- a CDS encoding ABC transporter ATP-binding protein: protein MKTLIEAQGLRTWFPIKTRLLSKPKYVRAVDGVDITIHEGETLAVVGESGCGKTTLGKTLLRIYRPFDGKILYRGRDITYFKERELKWYRRKAQMIHQDPFSSLNPFFNVRRILEEPLIIHRIGSKEEREERVYRVLEDVKLTPVEDFVSKYPHMLSGGQRQRVAIARALILEPEFVVADEPVSMLDASVRIEILYLLHDLQDKYGISFMYITHDIATAKYFSNRIAVMYAGKIIELGQTRKIIEKPLHPYSQALIEAIPDPDPSNRFKMRKIPPGEPPDLINPPSGCRFAPRCPFRTDKCELEPPINGVEPNHFVSCWLYGG, encoded by the coding sequence TTGAAGACATTAATTGAAGCTCAAGGTCTTAGGACCTGGTTCCCAATTAAGACAAGGCTCCTCAGTAAGCCTAAATATGTTAGGGCAGTTGATGGGGTTGACATTACGATTCATGAGGGGGAGACCTTAGCGGTTGTTGGGGAGTCAGGTTGTGGCAAGACCACGCTCGGCAAGACCCTCCTAAGGATCTACAGACCATTTGACGGCAAGATACTCTATAGAGGTCGCGATATAACCTACTTTAAGGAGAGGGAGCTTAAGTGGTATAGAAGGAAGGCCCAGATGATACATCAAGATCCCTTTAGCAGCTTAAATCCATTCTTCAACGTTCGTAGAATCCTCGAGGAGCCTCTAATCATCCATAGAATTGGATCTAAAGAGGAGAGAGAGGAGAGGGTTTATAGGGTCTTAGAGGATGTGAAGCTTACACCAGTTGAAGACTTTGTGTCCAAGTATCCGCACATGTTAAGTGGAGGTCAGAGGCAGAGAGTTGCAATAGCTAGGGCCTTAATCTTAGAGCCAGAGTTCGTCGTTGCTGATGAGCCTGTCTCCATGCTCGATGCCTCAGTTAGGATAGAGATCCTGTACTTGCTCCACGACCTGCAAGATAAGTATGGGATATCGTTCATGTACATAACTCACGACATAGCAACTGCGAAGTACTTCTCAAATAGGATAGCAGTAATGTATGCTGGGAAGATCATAGAGCTGGGTCAAACAAGAAAGATCATAGAGAAGCCGCTGCATCCATACTCACAGGCACTAATAGAGGCTATACCGGATCCAGACCCATCAAACAGGTTCAAGATGAGGAAGATACCGCCCGGAGAACCTCCAGACCTAATTAATCCTCCAAGTGGTTGTCGCTTCGCACCTAGATGCCCATTTAGAACTGATAAATGCGAATTAGAACCTCCAATTAACGGGGTGGAACCTAACCATTTCGTCTCGTGTTGGCTCTATGGAGGTTAA
- a CDS encoding ABC transporter ATP-binding protein codes for MKILEVEDLKLYYRTSRGPVKAVDKVFFNLEKGETLAIVGESGCGKSSTAIAIMRLLPANVHTYEGSIRFEGQELMKLSDEEFRRSIRWKKISMVFQGAMNSLNPVIKVGEQVAEPLIVHEGMERKEALERAREALKLVNLPGLVLNRYPHELSGGMKQRVVIAMALLMRPPLVILDEPTSALDVITQANIMNLLKSLKWDLKLSYIFITHDLPLASELADKVAVMYAGKIVELGTAEQVFNGPLHPYTQKLISSVPTLRTEKILSYIPGSPPDLVQPPVGCRFSPRCDLRGKCSISLHDDLDLREVEKDHYVACALY; via the coding sequence ATGAAGATTCTTGAAGTAGAAGACCTAAAGCTCTACTATAGGACGTCTCGAGGTCCAGTGAAAGCAGTAGACAAGGTCTTCTTCAACCTTGAGAAGGGGGAGACCTTAGCTATAGTTGGAGAATCAGGTTGTGGAAAATCATCGACGGCCATTGCGATAATGAGGCTATTACCAGCAAACGTCCATACGTACGAGGGGTCGATAAGGTTTGAGGGGCAAGAGCTCATGAAGCTCAGTGACGAAGAGTTTAGGAGGAGCATTAGGTGGAAGAAGATATCGATGGTGTTCCAAGGGGCCATGAACTCATTAAACCCAGTGATTAAGGTGGGAGAACAGGTGGCTGAGCCATTAATAGTGCATGAAGGAATGGAGAGGAAGGAAGCTCTAGAAAGAGCCAGGGAAGCATTAAAGCTAGTCAACTTGCCAGGTTTAGTGTTAAACAGGTACCCTCACGAGCTTAGTGGGGGCATGAAGCAGAGGGTCGTCATAGCCATGGCCCTGCTTATGAGGCCTCCGCTAGTAATCCTAGACGAGCCAACAAGCGCTCTCGACGTAATAACTCAAGCTAACATAATGAACTTACTGAAGAGCTTAAAGTGGGATCTGAAGCTATCATACATATTCATAACCCATGACCTACCATTAGCTAGTGAGCTTGCAGATAAAGTAGCAGTCATGTATGCGGGCAAGATAGTTGAATTAGGAACAGCTGAACAAGTATTCAATGGACCTCTACACCCGTACACCCAGAAGCTTATTAGTAGTGTCCCAACATTAAGGACTGAGAAGATTCTAAGCTACATACCAGGCTCTCCACCCGACTTAGTGCAACCACCAGTTGGTTGCAGGTTTTCTCCTAGATGTGATTTGAGGGGGAAGTGCTCAATAAGTTTGCATGATGATTTAGATCTGAGAGAGGTGGAGAAGGACCATTACGTGGCGTGCGCATTGTACTAG
- a CDS encoding ABC transporter permease codes for MSVALGPKAVVKEVLRSKSGLAGIAILVVLVLLSIIVITAYPYDIIKIWNEPMAWQKYPRLASPEWIELFIGKRLPRNIELSEEDFVKASTISPGGLKIITLEGRWYFSYDDFPSEITLFMDVKFLEKRPHVIAWLIRPDGEEVEIFSGLVHSRGLWTLPISVSSDVKDNVAKWLASKEVTLDSITPHVVLFARLNGMREGKYEVLKSHDYDPPVPYKIRVRALMYEDDDDVNAHLVVYGKVFGVAGTDDKRRDLLIGVLWGAPVALAFGLIASIVTTIVQALAGALSAWYGGRVDEVVQRITDIYLVIPFLPILVTISFIYKLTIWSLLLAVIMLSLFGTITKTARSMAFQIKEEMYIESAISYGASKRRILILYIMPRIMPYAFANMVMTVPAYVFLEAALSLLGLGDPILPTWGKLISEAYDAGALYYGIWWWILIPAGMVILTASAFAMIGYAFDKILNPRLREQ; via the coding sequence ATGAGCGTTGCCTTAGGGCCAAAAGCTGTCGTGAAGGAGGTCTTAAGATCTAAAAGCGGCTTAGCGGGCATAGCAATCCTAGTTGTATTAGTGTTGCTCTCAATAATCGTCATTACAGCATATCCCTACGACATCATTAAGATTTGGAATGAGCCGATGGCATGGCAGAAGTATCCTAGATTAGCATCTCCAGAGTGGATTGAGCTTTTCATTGGAAAGAGGTTGCCCAGGAACATAGAGCTATCCGAAGAAGACTTTGTAAAAGCCTCCACAATATCACCAGGGGGGCTGAAAATTATCACTCTCGAGGGAAGGTGGTACTTTTCATACGATGACTTTCCATCAGAGATCACGCTATTCATGGATGTAAAGTTCCTTGAGAAGAGGCCTCACGTGATTGCGTGGCTAATTAGGCCCGATGGCGAGGAAGTTGAAATATTCTCTGGACTAGTGCATTCAAGAGGATTATGGACGCTACCCATCTCAGTAAGTAGTGACGTAAAGGACAATGTCGCTAAGTGGTTGGCCTCCAAGGAAGTGACCTTAGACAGCATAACGCCCCACGTCGTCTTGTTTGCGCGCCTCAATGGAATGAGGGAGGGCAAGTACGAGGTTCTAAAGAGCCATGACTACGATCCCCCCGTGCCCTACAAGATTAGGGTACGAGCATTGATGTATGAAGATGATGATGACGTCAATGCGCACCTAGTAGTGTATGGAAAAGTATTTGGAGTGGCTGGGACTGACGACAAGCGAAGAGACCTGCTCATAGGCGTTTTATGGGGTGCACCAGTAGCCCTAGCATTTGGCCTAATAGCGTCGATTGTGACTACAATAGTACAAGCCCTCGCGGGGGCTCTAAGCGCATGGTATGGCGGCAGAGTAGATGAAGTTGTTCAGAGAATCACGGACATCTACCTAGTCATACCATTCCTCCCAATCCTCGTAACGATATCGTTCATATATAAGCTAACCATATGGAGCCTCCTCTTAGCTGTAATCATGCTGAGCCTCTTCGGCACCATAACCAAGACCGCTAGGAGCATGGCCTTCCAGATAAAGGAGGAGATGTACATAGAGTCTGCAATATCCTATGGAGCCAGCAAGCGTAGAATACTAATCCTCTACATAATGCCCAGGATAATGCCCTACGCCTTCGCCAACATGGTCATGACCGTTCCAGCATACGTCTTCCTAGAAGCAGCTCTAAGTCTACTGGGGCTGGGGGATCCCATACTCCCCACGTGGGGTAAGTTGATAAGTGAAGCTTATGATGCTGGAGCACTCTACTACGGCATCTGGTGGTGGATCCTCATACCAGCAGGGATGGTGATACTGACGGCCTCCGCCTTCGCTATGATTGGGTACGCGTTCGACAAGATACTTAACCCGAGGCTTAGAGAGCAATGA